A genomic segment from Lates calcarifer isolate ASB-BC8 linkage group LG13, TLL_Latcal_v3, whole genome shotgun sequence encodes:
- the tent2 gene encoding poly(A) RNA polymerase GLD2 isoform X2, producing MINGRKRQNDEYSPRAVKRQRLDSPSHTRIGPPLIRAPPPPRHPDHAVAGSSTSSFSGFDHSYPSPHSHPRPQEPAVPESSNSLQAYAKDKLSGQMVELFEACQQQTSDLDRKERCRARLQQDIQRVYAVARLYLTGSSMNGLGCRSSDADLCLVLKGNKRHDPIQVLSVLQRLFRSLSYVERTHLIRAKVPILRFRERGSDLEFDLNINNTVGIRNTFLLRSYAYADLRVRPMILVVKKWARHNQINDASKGTLSSYTLVLMVLHYLQTLNDPVLPSLQRDYPECFNPVMDIDMVPEGPKHIPPYVSTNQSSLGELFIGFLKYYATDFRWDKQVISVREARALPKTSSHEWRNKYICVEEPFERNNVARAVHEKIKFNAIKTQFAESCRILHGRKDLNSILPVRAIINKESSRR from the exons ATGATCAACGGGCGCAA GAGGCAGAATGATGAATACAGCCCCCGTGCTGTGAAGCGCCAACGCCTTGACTCCCCTTCCCACACACGGATAGGCCCCCCTTTAATTCGggcccctccccctcctcgtCATCCTGACCACGCGGTGGCTGGGTCCTCCACATCATCCTTCTCCGGCTTTGATCACTCTTATCCCAGCCCACACTCCCATCCCCGCCCTCAGGAGCCTGCTGTCCCTGAGAGCTCCAACAGCCTACAGGCCTACGCTAAGGACAAG CTGAGTGGTCAGATGGTGGAGCTGTTTGAGGCATGCCAGCAGCAAACTTCAGATCTGGATCGGAAGGAGAGGTGCCGTGCACGGCTGCAGCAAGACATACAGCGAGTCTATGCAG TGGCACGGCTTTACTTGACTGGATCTTCCATGAATGGATTGGGCTGCCGGAGCAGTGATGCTGATCTGTGTCTGGTCCTCAAGGGAAAT aaaAGACATGATCCTATTCAagtgctgtctgtcctccaAAGGTTGTTTAGATCACTCT CATATGTGGAGAGGACTCACCTGATCAGAGCCAAAGTGCCGATCCTCAggttcagagagagaggcag TGATCTGGAGTTTGATCTGAATATCAACAACACAGTGGGCATCAGGAACACATTCCTTCTGAGGAGTTACGCCTATG ctgatctCAGGGTAAGACCCATGATCCTTGTTGTCAAGAAGTGGGCACGGCACAATCAGATCAATGATGCCAGCAAGGGAACGTTAAGCAGCTACACACTGGTGTTGATGGTTCTGCACTACCTCCAGA CTCTTAATGATCCTGTCCTTCCCTCTCTTCAGAGGGACTACCCA GAGTGTTTTAATCCTGTCATGGACATCGACATGGTTCCAGAGGGACCCAAACACATCCCCCCCTACGTCTCAACAAACCAGTCCTCTCTGGGGGAGCTGTTTATTGGCTTTCTGAAATACTATGCCACAGACTTCAG GTGGGATAAGCAGGTGATCTCTGTTCGAGAGGCCAGGGCTTTGCCCAAGACCAGTTCTCACGAGTGGAGAAACAAATACATATGTGTGGAAG agccGTTTGAAAGAAATAACGTCGCCAGGGCAGTCCATGAGAAGATCAAGTTCAATGCCATTAAAACTCAGTTTGCAGAG TCGTGTCGGATACTGCATGGGAGGAAGGACCTGAACTCGATCCTCCCAGTCAGAGCCATCATTAATAAGGAGTCATCCAGGAGATAA
- the tent2 gene encoding poly(A) RNA polymerase GLD2 isoform X1 — translation MFPRSAAPRGRSAHSNGLHPLPPVTRYYDYNHQSVSGVNSFCAPTRERFPTYEWKPPPPTSPVPPPHRPTMINGRKRQNDEYSPRAVKRQRLDSPSHTRIGPPLIRAPPPPRHPDHAVAGSSTSSFSGFDHSYPSPHSHPRPQEPAVPESSNSLQAYAKDKLSGQMVELFEACQQQTSDLDRKERCRARLQQDIQRVYAVARLYLTGSSMNGLGCRSSDADLCLVLKGNKRHDPIQVLSVLQRLFRSLSYVERTHLIRAKVPILRFRERGSDLEFDLNINNTVGIRNTFLLRSYAYADLRVRPMILVVKKWARHNQINDASKGTLSSYTLVLMVLHYLQTLNDPVLPSLQRDYPECFNPVMDIDMVPEGPKHIPPYVSTNQSSLGELFIGFLKYYATDFRWDKQVISVREARALPKTSSHEWRNKYICVEEPFERNNVARAVHEKIKFNAIKTQFAESCRILHGRKDLNSILPVRAIINKESSRR, via the exons ATGTTCCCCCGCAGCGCTGCTCCGCGGGGCCGGTCAGCCCACAGTAACGGCCTGCACCCGCTACCTCCCGTGACCCGATATTACGATTACAATCACCAAAGCGTGTCAGGTGTCAACAG CTTCTGTGCTCCTACACGAGAGAGATTTCCTACATATGAATGGAAACCTCCACCACCCacctctccagtccctcctCCTCATAGACCAACTATGATCAACGGGCGCAA GAGGCAGAATGATGAATACAGCCCCCGTGCTGTGAAGCGCCAACGCCTTGACTCCCCTTCCCACACACGGATAGGCCCCCCTTTAATTCGggcccctccccctcctcgtCATCCTGACCACGCGGTGGCTGGGTCCTCCACATCATCCTTCTCCGGCTTTGATCACTCTTATCCCAGCCCACACTCCCATCCCCGCCCTCAGGAGCCTGCTGTCCCTGAGAGCTCCAACAGCCTACAGGCCTACGCTAAGGACAAG CTGAGTGGTCAGATGGTGGAGCTGTTTGAGGCATGCCAGCAGCAAACTTCAGATCTGGATCGGAAGGAGAGGTGCCGTGCACGGCTGCAGCAAGACATACAGCGAGTCTATGCAG TGGCACGGCTTTACTTGACTGGATCTTCCATGAATGGATTGGGCTGCCGGAGCAGTGATGCTGATCTGTGTCTGGTCCTCAAGGGAAAT aaaAGACATGATCCTATTCAagtgctgtctgtcctccaAAGGTTGTTTAGATCACTCT CATATGTGGAGAGGACTCACCTGATCAGAGCCAAAGTGCCGATCCTCAggttcagagagagaggcag TGATCTGGAGTTTGATCTGAATATCAACAACACAGTGGGCATCAGGAACACATTCCTTCTGAGGAGTTACGCCTATG ctgatctCAGGGTAAGACCCATGATCCTTGTTGTCAAGAAGTGGGCACGGCACAATCAGATCAATGATGCCAGCAAGGGAACGTTAAGCAGCTACACACTGGTGTTGATGGTTCTGCACTACCTCCAGA CTCTTAATGATCCTGTCCTTCCCTCTCTTCAGAGGGACTACCCA GAGTGTTTTAATCCTGTCATGGACATCGACATGGTTCCAGAGGGACCCAAACACATCCCCCCCTACGTCTCAACAAACCAGTCCTCTCTGGGGGAGCTGTTTATTGGCTTTCTGAAATACTATGCCACAGACTTCAG GTGGGATAAGCAGGTGATCTCTGTTCGAGAGGCCAGGGCTTTGCCCAAGACCAGTTCTCACGAGTGGAGAAACAAATACATATGTGTGGAAG agccGTTTGAAAGAAATAACGTCGCCAGGGCAGTCCATGAGAAGATCAAGTTCAATGCCATTAAAACTCAGTTTGCAGAG TCGTGTCGGATACTGCATGGGAGGAAGGACCTGAACTCGATCCTCCCAGTCAGAGCCATCATTAATAAGGAGTCATCCAGGAGATAA